The genomic DNA TATCATCTGACAAAGTGCATCTACAGCTGCTACCACGACTGCCTGCCCATCTATCCCACGGGCCATTTGCCCGGCGAGTTGTGCCGCTTTGGCATCCATCACGCCTACCAGGCGCTGTGCTCCGCCAAGGAGCGTCTCATGTGCGACGAGTCCGACTGCTGCGATCTCATGGATCCAAAGAGCGCGCCAGTGGAGGCTGCGCATGACAACCAGAGCATAGCCGCTCGTTACAGGAACTTTGCCATGCGAGGCAAGCCCCTGGGCAGATCCCGAAAGGCTGCCTACAAGGAGGTGTTGCAAAAAAGGACCAAAGTGGGTCAAAAAACACGAAAGAGAACAGCGAAACATTAGCTTAAAGCTGAATAAAAACATATCAATCTGTCAGGCTTGAATTCGTCACACAATAAATGGAATTCGATGTGGCctcaagtggcagctgcaagtgCGCACTTTTCGCTGAGATTCTTGCTTCGTTCCATTTAGTTTCGTTGCGACTATGAAGTGCTGGGGTTCCATGCTGTGGTACGCAGCCGCAGTGCTGCTTCTGGTCGAGGTCTGTGCCAAGAAGATGCCAAAATACTGCAAGCGGCTGAAGCGGCCGAGCAGGACCAAAACGGACTACTGCAGTGTGGCCTCCTGTGCGGGCCAGGCTAACATTGGCTGCAAAAACGATATGGTAAGACGCCCGCAGGCTGCAGGATCCCCACTGATGCTCTTTGTTTTGGCAGAAATTCATAACTGGCTGCGTGGGCAACATGTTCAATATATCCACTGCGACGCGTAACTTTATTGTGCGGCAACACAACACATACCGCAACATTGTGGCCAGGGGCAAGCTGCACGATCTGCCACCCTCCGGCCGCATGCTCAAGATGCAGTGGCacgaggagctggccgagcTGGCACGCTTCGCCGCGTATCGCTGCTCCATTGGCAAGGTGTTTCGATGCTTTGCCACCATGGAGTACGCGGGCGCCGGCTACAACACGGCGTACAACAAGTTTCCCGGCGAACAGGACTACATGAAGATTGTGCGGGCGCAGATGAAGACCTGGTACGAGCAGTACCAGTACTCGAATGCCAAGAGCATAATGACGGGCAAGGCGCCCGGCGGGTGAGTGCCTTGCAAGCCTCCACCGATTGGGAACTTGATTCGATGGATATTTTTCAGCCAGGAGATTGGACACTTTCTGCAGATTGTCTCGGGCCTAAGCGACCGCATTGGGTGCGCCATTTTCAGGTCCAGGCACTTCGGCTACAACTATCAGGTGCTGATCTGTGCCTACAGCTGCTCCAAGCCCACCAAGGTGCCCGTCTACAAGTTGTCGCGCATTCCGGCGGAGCACTGCACCTGCGGCTCCGATCACGATCACAAGAATCTGTGCAGCGCATTCGAACGGGTCTCCAGCTGCGAGGCAGAGCCACCCAAAAGCCTAGCCCATGACATGACAGTCATGGGCCTGGACTACGAAAGCACCTGGAATGGAGACAAGAAGGCTGTCAATGCATCCAACCCCGTGCAAAATGTCGCCAATTTTATTGAGGGACAGGCCGCGTAATGGTTTAACGGGCATTTTCACGACTCAATTGTGCAAATACACGGCTGAACAGGGGACTCTGTAAAGTTGGTTTAAGTCAGTTCAAATTGCCGTTCCATCGAATGCTGGGTTCCTGCGCCAAAAACATCTCTgggggaaatttaatttgccattttccaccCGCCATTATCGATTTGCTTAGAGACAATGCAATTCGCATTTATTCGTCGCATTCCACTCAACGCAACGAATTGATTTATGCCACACTCTGTTGCggcttcaattcaattaaaatccgTCAACGATCCGCGCCACGTGGCTGTGCCCCTGTGCCCATTCACATCCGCggacaaatgcaatttatggcaCTGGGAAGCCAGCCGTGTGCTCCACTCAATTGTACGCGACCCAGGCACcgatattaataataataataaagtgTATAATAGTCGCTGTCATAAATACTCGgccgtgcagctgcagcagcgaaaagGGATTGGGTGGAGGTTGCCAAGAGATTTACGAGCTTGCCCAGGGGAattcgcataaataaatatttattccgaCTCCACGACTCTCTTCCCCATTGACAGGGGGACAAATTATTAGACCTGACCGCGACTGGCATCCGGCTGGCAATTAAATGCCACATCGAATGAAAGGCAAATGAATGGCTCgtgaattaattaaatgccccTTCGGACATCTCTGTTCAGTTACGTTTTTAGTTTACGCAAATTGAATTGGGAAACTATTAAAAGTTTTAAACGTATGCCATGCAAGGACAAAGTTTCAATGGCTATTTAAGCCAAGAACGCAGCAGAACGAAATGGGTTTAAGCCGCCACGAATATTATCTGATGTAGATGTGAAATTGAACCCTCCATAAGTCgcttttgcacacaaaaacacacacaaagggcAGTCACTAATGTGCCGTAGAACTGCAAGTTGTCAGAAAATTATTGACaagtaatttgcatttcattacGACAATCTATCAATGACGACGGCAAGTCCCGTCTAGGCGCCGTCATCAGCGACACTTTTGCATATTAATCCTGAAACATTTTCACACTACGAGCAGTCCTGTGTGGCGGAGTGGGGGGACGGCACTGGGCTCTCACCGCGCTTGCGCGCTGGTTGCGTGTGCCACTGGCCCAGTGCCACGagttgcatgcagcagcagcagcagcagctcggagTTCGTTTCGGAGTCCGAAACTCAGAGCACGACTCGAACGACAATTGTGTTGTGGCAGGCCAGACAGCATCCCAgtgctgtggcatgtggcagttgTATCAAGTACGGCGAGGACAGTGCACGTGCGCGGGCGCTTGATTTTGTGGATGCACaaatattacgtatacgtcgTGTGAGACATTCATTGAGTGGGGCAAACGGTTCGtgggtgttttgtgtgtgtgtctcgttAATTGTGCGCTTGACTCTTTGGCTTTGAATCGAATCGAAGCGACGCTGAATGCGAATTATAAACGATTTCCGGATCGCCCGAATGGCCTAAGCCGCTTACAGTATCCCATCCCCCATCCCCAGTGGTTGGCTGTTGCTCCTGAttctccttttgctgctgtcatcaataaattattatgtCCTAATACCAATTGACAGCAATGGGAGCTTTGGGGAAGCatgaataaaatatcaaaagcaTTTTGTGCTCCACTACAAAACATTGCTCCCCTCGCACCCAAGCCCCTCTCTTCCTCTCGCTCGCGTACAATCCAGTTATAATCAGCGAATGAGCAGAAGGCAATTCTCTCACTCCCCAGGcgcgtgtgtgcgagtgtgagcGCGTGTATCGCATCCCTTTTCgcatttattaaatattcagcGTTTATACGCATTCGTGCgccaaacaacaagaacaagaacaagcagaagcagaagcagaaacagcaaagaaaagcacaCCAAAATCGTTGTCTTTGGTGCTGCCTTCACTTATTTTTTGGTTGCCTTcttttgatgttgctgtttcggggcaaagccaaacaatCCCAATGTCTATtgacagtgtgaccgcggctCTCATACACTTACAAGCTCCACTCTCCCACagtcgctctccctctccctcacgCTCCCTGTCTCGCCGTGCCCCATGGCCAGCTTAGCGAGTCATGTTTACTTAATGGATACGCAAGGCAACTATTAAGTGCTCCCCCAGCTTCCCTTTCAGCGAGCGAGCCTCTGGCGAGAGCCGCCCTCTGGCCAacgctttttatttattatctcAGCTCTCCTATCGCCGCTCTGGCCTTGGACAGACATTACACCCAACATTAGCTTGCCTCGTGGCCAAATTggttgtatttgcattttggcctAAACTGCAGCACTGAACCTCAGCGCCGACAGCTGCCAAGccgcaaatttaatttgaaagctGAAATAAAGACAAAAGTTAAAGCATAAAGGAGCTAAAGTTTTGTGGCTTGCAGAGACAGAAGTCTCATCAAAAGTTGTACATCCTCTGTGagggtatgtatgtacatatatgggtAACGGTACTCACACTCAGCTGTCGCCTGGCGGCCAGTCATTAACTGTACTTATTGTCACACCTGCACACAGACATTAACACAGACGCAGGCCATTGAGAGCCACTCCTGCTGGCACATtagcggcggcagctgcagagaGACCCAAAATAACACTTAATCTGAATTAGCTTCAAAGATTTGAATTAGCTCGGAGATTTGGCTGTTCCCCAGGGGGAGGGCAGACCGTAGGCAGAATTCGTACACAGATTGCCAGCCAGCGTATCCTTTGGAAATTCCCGAACCCTTTCCAGGTGCTCAAGAGCAAAAGTAACAACAAGAATCTGTCACATTCTATCTGTGCCTCTGCGAGCGACCACTTTAACGAATCTCCTCCCCCCCATCCTTCCCTCCTATCAgcatttgctttttcttttttaatttttatgcgcactttgctgctgcagagacagagaggaagcaacagcaacaaaaacagcaacaacagtagcagcagcgacacccaaggcgaggcgaggcgaggcgagcgAAGCAAAAGCCGAAAAGAGAATTAAGAAAGTTGAAGAGCGAGCAAGAGACACCGCCAGCGGGTGGTCGGTCTAACGGTAACTTAACTTCATTTACGTCTGAAAACGCAGTTGAAATAAACGACTTCACGACGCTGGCGGATTTTCTAAAAAGTAAGTTAAGCCTACgccttccctttcctttcctttcctttccttacTTCTCTCGCTCTATACAGTTACCCCCCAAGCAGTTTGCGTTCGCGGCATTCTCTCACCTACAGCCGGCGACTACCTGCTGGCCTCTCATTAACGGTTAGGTGAGATGTTAGGGataagacagagacagcgcgtcagctgttgttgtaagcgagtgggagagcgggagaacgGGAGAGGGCAGCCAACTCGAAGGCATTTGGACAGTTGGCATTGTTTTGTGCGAGCAGCAAAGTTCAGAGTGGGGCAGAGTGGAGCGGATGTAGCGCTGATGTCAGCCATTTCTGGGACTCGGGATTCCTTTCAGCCAAGCTCCACGAAGGAAGTAGGGTCGCAGCCGCATTCCAGGGCGCTTCCTTCCGTTAATTCTGCACTGAATATCGTACAATGGTCGCTTcgctaattaaatttcaagcGCGGGGGAATAAATACTCGTCAGCTGATGGCAGCAGAATCTTTTGATGGTCGTAGCACACTTTTGCGGCgcactttgtggttttgtttctgttcacAGGCAATTGCATTCGCACATGCAGCAGGATGCAGGTGCATGAGGCAGCAATATGCCATCGCTTGGTTGGGCCTTAGGCGACGATGGCAACAGCTGGcggcacaaaaatattaaaagttttttacCTACAGCATCCTGCCACATGGCACCACATCCTCTCACCATGATGTCACTGCTACGATGCGGATGGGGGgagaaaaaccgaaaaatgtCACACAAATATGTCGCACATCCACGGACAAAGGGGATTTATGTGCACGAACATTCCCACTATCGTGTGGCTGTGCTCTCTCCCCCTCACTTATGACAATGACAgccatgcaaatttatgcCCGGCCAGGCCCAGTGTGCACTAGACAATACATAATGTTCCCAGCATAAAGCGGTCCAAAAACCACGGAGcaccaaacacaaacacaaacactgcACTCGAATCCCCCCCagatacaattttcattttcattctcatGGCTGAGGCATGTTGCAGAATATGCTGTAATGCGGCGAGGGGGggaaacattaaataaaaaccaaaaataaaattatgctTATTTTTCCACATCCCCTCTTGTGGTGGATGTGCTCGAGTGTGGCTTCTCTTTTGTAGGAGAGGGTCCTCGCAAACTTGCCAGCGACACAAGAAACTTTCCCTTCGAGCACTCTTCAAATTATGCTTTTCCTTCTCtcgtttctgtgtgttttctgtgtgtgcttcttATGTTCTTATGGATGGGGGAAAAACTTGCTTACACCGAATTCAAGAGACGTTAACAACGTTCTCCGGGCAAAGACGGGGCGACGTGctccttttatttatatagaaTATACGTATTGCAGGATAAGTAGCACAGAAACAGAGTACAACTGGGGGGGACAACTGTAAAGATTCTCAAGTTTTATGGTGTGGGAATGTACATGTACAAGGAATGGAAAAATGACATGCCATTTAATTGGATTCAATATGATGTGGGACCTCTAGCCAGAGACGGAagctgtgtttttttgtgctatTAATGAACCATCATGAACCATCAGCATATTCCTgataataaatcaaatctctttgaataaatttgccataaaattgTTCGCCAAATGCCCTTTAAATTGATGCATCGAATATCATCGCCTAGAAAATGTCACGCTCCCATCTCTGCTTCACGCTCTTGCCAGGGAGAACATTTGCCATActtacacacacgcacacaaaatacGCTCCAAATGTTATCGCTTCGTGCTTATCGCAAAACGCATCGCTGCGgcagcgcaggcagcagcagcggattTGTGGGTGCTGGAAGGGAAAGGGGGAATACTTACTCGTGTGCGACAGTTTGCCAAATTGTTAATGCTCAGCATTCGTTTCGTTCGGcttgtgctttttcttttggctgctgcttcggctgcttgccgttcgcttctgctgctaTCGACTTTGTCTTTCGCTTGGTCCCTCGTCCGCTGCGACGGCGGCTCCTTGGACTTTGCCTTCTGCGTGGCTTGTTATTGTTCTTGGCATTATCATTGTATCGTCATCTTCTACTTTTACTTCTCTGCTCCTTGgccacatttcacattttattttattcctcTATACGTTGTTTTCTGTGTCTGCCGACGCGTCGGTCGTCGGCTAGTCGGCAGCGAATGAGGAGAAGGAGACGGAGATTGTAATGCTTCTGCAGGCGTCTGGCGGTCGCGGCGCCAAACTTTCTTTATGACCTCTGCTCTATATcccagatacatacatacatacatatgtatgtacatgtcttcctcctccttcgaCTCTTCCTCTGTGTCTTATGCGTGGGTGACTGTGCGCTGCTGAATTGATTGATAAGGTTTCTgtgaacaaagcaaaacaaagtagaatagaaatagaaatggaactcctcctcctgtacgtgtacgtgtgtctgtgtgtgtgtcgccacAGTTTATGATGTTTACGCTGGCATTTCAAGATTACGCACACCCGCACAGCGATGATGACAGGACAAGGCAACATTCAAATACAGACAAAAGCTTGAAGCTTCCAGAGAAATGGCCGGCAGCGGGCCGGGAAGCTCGAAAACTTTCCACATAAAATGAGCTGAGGGGTAAGTAAGAGCAAAGGGCAAACGGGGAAGAGAACCGCAAAACGTTTGCTTAGTTATCCCCGGCAGCATCTCTGAAacttttcgttttcgctttaatttcactttaccgttgctgttgctgttgctgttgctgttgcccttgcttttgcctttcgcTTTGCCTCTTTTTAAGCAAATATTGTGGTAgacttccacacacacacccacaatcacacacacacacactatgtATGCTTAGTATGCTAAGGATTGCCTGCAGCTTTGTTGCAGGTTACAGCCCTGCCCGCCCACATGTGACTCAATCTCACAGAGTCGttgggcaacaacaaacaaggtggccaataaaaaaaacattcaactaATTCTAGTCGCGTTGAAAGTTCTTCCACCATGAATACTGCCCCTTGCCCACTGacctgccctgccatgcccCACGGTTGTATGCAACTAATTACGTGTGTTACTTTGTGTGAATaattgcttgtgtgtgtgcgtgcgagtgTGAGGGTGTACTCAATGGCCATATCTGGTaattgcctttgctttttttattgcctttcGGGTGCCAGCTTAATGACCATAGGCGTGTCCAGGATTTGCCCCCCAGGCTCCAGGGTCGTCACAGGCACAGGGGGGGATGGGGAGTAACGGGGTGTAATGGGTGCAGAGAAACAAAACtttatcaattaaatttgatgaGAATATGAAGAGGATCTTGGCAGTTCCAGTTTCTTGGCTTATGATCTCTTCGCTTCCTGCCATGGGATGGTAAAAACACGGAAGAGCGCTGTTATGTGCTGCTTTCTGCCTCTCAAATGTCCTAGCTTAATTATCTGGCTTTCTTTCGCTCTATCGCCCATTCACTGAGCCGCTACTGAGCCCAGACCCCAAGGAAGAACGAACGGCAACAGTGAGCCAATCTGGAGGTTAATTATCTCTCCGTGCTTTACAGCATACTTTTCAGAGTCAATCGATGGCTGGCCACTGCagtgggagagtggagagcggcAAGCGGAGAGAGAAGAATGCCTGTCACTTGCCGCCGCTACTTGCCGCCCATTCCACGCTCCTTTTTGTTGGCGCAGTTTATGACACTTGTGTAATATAATTCATATTGTACCAAAAAATTTAATGCCTCCTGAAAAATAACTCCCAATAAATAATCCTTAATGTCCCATGTGCATGAGTatgcacgagtgtgtgtgtgtgggtgggtgggtgttcAGCCGCTTCCCTCTGACCTATGCTCTCCTCCATCCATGAACAAGGCGTGGCACGACACTCACATGACTCTGCTCCCACTTCCTTCCTTTCGCTCtttgtgctgtttttgctgtgtgttgcGGTCGCATctcttgttgctgtcgttgctgctgatgttgctgggGCCACGTCACGCCCTGACAGTATTATGACGTGGCTTGTCGCCTGCCCCAGACTTTGAATCTCGGACTGCGACACGCTCTTCCAAAGGAGCAgcatgaaacgaaacgaaaaatgcTAAAACTGAAGCATTGCCGCGACAAATTCCTCAACTTTGTCAACGAAAAAGgcaacggaacggaacgcCGAAGCCCTACATACCCTGGCAGACTCAGCGCTCTACtctgttttaaatttaataaggCTTCAGATAGGCAACACCTTGTCTGCGGGGTTTGCAAACATAATAATTTCACTACATTgtattctgttttttttgtgttacttTAAacgttattattatttataagcTTATGGGAATTGCCCTTTGGATTGAACTCCCATGGCCCAGGGCCAgtgattaattaattttcctgGGCATTTACCTCACCATCCTGGCCATTCCTGGCCACGAGCTTGCACCAAAACAGTTCCCTGGGCATCATGTGGAAGCCGGCAATGCTGCCCATCATGTCCGTTGTGGTGCGTTCAGCTGGCTCCAGCCGGAAGCGCAGGACCAGTCGATATAGCAGAGCCTTCACCTCCATCAGGGCCATGCGATTGCCGATGCAACTGCGCTGCCCAATGCCGAAGGGGAGGTAGGTGAAGGGCTTTATCTCGTGCTTGTGGTCATCGTCGAAGCGCTCTGGTCGGAACTGCTCGGGCTGGGGGAAGTTGTCCGGGTCGTGGTGCAGGGCAATGACAGGAATATTGATGAGATCGTCCTGCTTGAGCTCCACCACGAGGTTACCCTCCTCGTCGCGTAGCTGGAAGTCCGAGCCGCACATGCGATCGAGGACAATGGCCGGTGGCCACATTCTCAGGGACTCGGAGACCACACAGTCCAGGTACTTCAGGCCCATTAGAGTGTCAAAGTCCAGGGGCTTGCCGCCCAGCTGCTCTTCCGTTGCCATGATCTCCTCATAGAGCTTGTCCTGCACCTCGGGATTCATGAGCAGCTCGTGGCTGGTGAAGCTCAGGCAGGTGGCCACCGTTTCGAAGCCAGCGGAGAAGAAGAGCAGGCACTGGGCCAACAGATCCTCGTCGTTGAACTCGGCACGATCCTGCTGTGTGGTCGTCTCCTGAGacgcctcctgctcctctctgAACTTCCGCTGGGCTTCCATCAGCTGCTGAATCATGTCGGGGCGTACGATGTTGTGCTCCTTGCGATGCTCAATGGCGCCAAAGACCAGCTTCTTGAAGTAGTCAATATTGTTCATGTCCATCACGGGAACTCGAAGGAACTGACAAGAGAAAAATGTATCTCCGTTTTAAGTCTACAATGAAGTCAAATCTGTGCTTACATTCATGAGTTTGGGCAGAAAGATGAAGAGCATCACCTTGAGGATGACCCAAATACTGAACTGTGAGACTCGCTGTCCGATGGTGAAGAACTCGTTGTTGGGGTCCTTGAAGGAGTTCACCTGTATGCCAAAGGCCGCCGTGGCAATCACATCGTTTGTGTAGCGTGTGAAGAAAtccttcagctccagctctgtgGCTCCATCCTCGACCAGCTTCCGCTCTAGATACGCCACCGCCTCGACATTGCAGGCCTGAATCAGCTCGAACATGAGACGAATCTTGAGGCTGGTGAAGCTCGGCGTCAATGTGTTCCTCATCTGCTTCCAGCGACGGTCGCGCAGCGAGAGCAGGCTCTTGGAcaacaggctgctgctgtcggtaCCCGCATCGCTGATGCCCTTTCGATGGTTGGTGAAGTTCTCAAAGCTTTTGATGCCCACCTGGCGGATGAGCTCCGGATCGGCGATATACAACAGTGGATCGCGCATGCTGAAGACGCCATAGACCTTGTGCTGCTTCAGACGCATGTGCACCGCAATGCTGGAGAACAGGGGGGAGAGAATGTTTCACAAATTGAAGTTATGGCATTTCTGGTACATACCTTTGCTTCGGGTAGGAGCCCTTGCCGAACAGCATGGGCAGCGGAATGTTGCCCAGCAGAGGAACGGGTGCCTCATGGACCACGCCCCGTTTCAAAAAGTATCCAACTGGAGGCTGGGCCCATTTGTACAGCAAGTAACCGATGAGCGCCGTGAGGGCGAGCAGCACCTCGAAGGCCATTTCACGGGTTGATTAAGGGGGTAGAGGGGGAGGTGCGTGCTCGTTTGATTTCGCAACAGAGGCCGTATGTGGGGGGTTGGCTCCAATAACTTGAAAAGCGTCGCTGCTGGCCCGAATGCTGAAACGCCACTGAAATAAACAATGTTTGTTCTCTTCTCTTATATACAAAGCTTTTTGTGAACCGGCAAAGTGTGAGCATGTGTTGGTGAGAGAAACGTTTTGTTTGTGGAGCGAAAGAAAGAGCGCGAGAGAaagggagtgggagagcgtTAATTGTTAACTTATCAATTAGCTGGAGCATGTTGAAATCTTATGGAGtaggaaataaata from Drosophila subobscura isolate 14011-0131.10 chromosome E, UCBerk_Dsub_1.0, whole genome shotgun sequence includes the following:
- the LOC117892052 gene encoding antigen 5 like allergen Cul n 1-like, whose product is MKCWGSMLWYAAAVLLLVEVCAKKMPKYCKRLKRPSRTKTDYCSVASCAGQANIGCKNDMKFITGCVGNMFNISTATRNFIVRQHNTYRNIVARGKLHDLPPSGRMLKMQWHEELAELARFAAYRCSIGKVFRCFATMEYAGAGYNTAYNKFPGEQDYMKIVRAQMKTWYEQYQYSNAKSIMTGKAPGGQEIGHFLQIVSGLSDRIGCAIFRSRHFGYNYQVLICAYSCSKPTKVPVYKLSRIPAEHCTCGSDHDHKNLCSAFERVSSCEAEPPKSLAHDMTVMGLDYESTWNGDKKAVNASNPVQNVANFIEGQAA
- the LOC117892047 gene encoding cytochrome P450 9c1, producing the protein MAFEVLLALTALIGYLLYKWAQPPVGYFLKRGVVHEAPVPLLGNIPLPMLFGKGSYPKQSIAVHMRLKQHKVYGVFSMRDPLLYIADPELIRQVGIKSFENFTNHRKGISDAGTDSSSLLSKSLLSLRDRRWKQMRNTLTPSFTSLKIRLMFELIQACNVEAVAYLERKLVEDGATELELKDFFTRYTNDVIATAAFGIQVNSFKDPNNEFFTIGQRVSQFSIWVILKVMLFIFLPKLMNFLRVPVMDMNNIDYFKKLVFGAIEHRKEHNIVRPDMIQQLMEAQRKFREEQEASQETTTQQDRAEFNDEDLLAQCLLFFSAGFETVATCLSFTSHELLMNPEVQDKLYEEIMATEEQLGGKPLDFDTLMGLKYLDCVVSESLRMWPPAIVLDRMCGSDFQLRDEEGNLVVELKQDDLINIPVIALHHDPDNFPQPEQFRPERFDDDHKHEIKPFTYLPFGIGQRSCIGNRMALMEVKALLYRLVLRFRLEPAERTTTDMMGSIAGFHMMPRELFWCKLVARNGQDGEVNAQEN